The DNA region GGCAAGCTGTTCAAGGCGGCCTTCGGACACAGCGACATGCTGCTGGAGACCACGCAATTCCAGGTCTGGGCGGGGACGCCGAAGTAAGGGCCTTTCGATAGGCGCTGGCCGGGGCGGATTCCTCCAACTTTCCTCACCCGCTCTCGGCGGACCGAAGGTCCGTCCGGTGGCGGGGGGATTGGAACCTTGCCAGTGTCCGGGTGAGTTTCCGGCGGTGCCACCCGTCCGCGCTGGATATGTTGCGCTGCTTCATCGCTTTACCCCTCCCGTGCCGCTGTCTGGCGGATTACCCTGAGAATCTGCGGCACTAAATTGCACTGTACGGTGCAGTTTACTTGACCGCCAATGGATGTCGATGTCTCGGGAGGGGAATGCTGTGCGTGGTTCGGCGAAGCGGGATGCGGTGGTGGAGGCGGCAACCCGCGCCTTCCTGACCCACGGGTACGAGGCGTCGTCGATGGACGCCATCGCCGCCGACGCCAACGTGTCCAAGCGCACCGTCTACAATCACTTCCCCGGCAAGCGGGAGTTGTTCCAGGCCGTTGTCTCCGGGCTGTATGAGGGCTTCCACAGCGACGGCGGCCAGACCCTGCGCCATGACCAGCCGCCGGAACAGGCGCTTCCCGCCTTCCTGCGGTCGATGCTGGTCCATATGCGCCGCCCGGAGGTGCGCGGCCTGCTGCGCCTCGTCATCGCCGAGCATCAGCGATTTCCCGAGTTGTCGCAGATCTATCTGGACGGCAAAAAGGGGCAGGCCTATGCGCTGCTCGACGACTACATCGCCGCCCAGCATGCGCGCGGGCGGCTGAATGCGCCCGACCCGCATGTGGCGGCGACCCAGTTGATGGGCGGCCTGAAGGAGGTGCTGTTCTGGCCGACCATGCTGGGCCTCCCGGTCACCGCCGATCCCGAGCGGGTGATCGCCGATTCGGTGGCGGCGCTGGTGCGGGCCTATGGCACGGCGACGGCCAGCGGTCGCGAAGGTTCGACGGGCTGACGCCGAC from Azospirillum ramasamyi includes:
- a CDS encoding TetR/AcrR family transcriptional regulator, with translation MRGSAKRDAVVEAATRAFLTHGYEASSMDAIAADANVSKRTVYNHFPGKRELFQAVVSGLYEGFHSDGGQTLRHDQPPEQALPAFLRSMLVHMRRPEVRGLLRLVIAEHQRFPELSQIYLDGKKGQAYALLDDYIAAQHARGRLNAPDPHVAATQLMGGLKEVLFWPTMLGLPVTADPERVIADSVAALVRAYGTATASGREGSTG